GGAGAAAGTTGGCGTTAAACGATAATGTTTATGAATCGGGTAACTCCATTGAAGCTATAGTGCAGTTCGTGGAAGCTGCATTGATCTCTCTTTTCAGACAGGCTGCTCCGGATCATAAGTGGAATAGTATATTGAATCTGATAACGGACAAAAATGGACTCATCACGATATCTGAGCTGGCGGATTATTTTACAGTTTCGGAGAGGCACATGACGAGGAGGTTTCAGTCTCTGATCGGTGTTTCTACCAAGGAATTTCTGAGCATTATTAGGTTTCAGAGTGTATTGCATAACATTAAACAAACCCAAGTCCCGATTAACTGGTCAGCGATTTCCCTGCAAGGGGGTTATTATGATCAATCGCATTTCATTAACGAGTTTAAGAAACGCTATGGATTAACGCCAGGGAGTATTTTTACAGGATAGTGTCCTATTTTTCCAATACAAGAAGCTGCACAAACGATAAGATTAACTTAAAACCACTAGGAGGTCTCGTCCATGCTATCTGTAACTGCGAATTTGAAAGTAGATAATGTTAAGGAAACTTTAGAGTTCTACAAGGAAGTTCTAGGCTTTGAGGTTGTGGTGACCGTACCTGAATATGATCAGCCCGTATTGAATTGGGGGATGGTTAAGAACAATGGCGCCGAGCTGATGTTTCAAGAAAAGAGCAGCTTGGAGGAAGAGTACCCGGTGTTAAAGAGTAACGGCGGTGTAGGTGGCTTAAGCTTATTTTTTAAGGTAGAGGATATAGGTAGCACGTTTGAGAAAATAAAAGGTAAAGCCACAGTAATCAAGGAGATCCATACAACCTTCTACGATACGAAGGAGTTCGCGATACTAGACAATAATGGTTTTGTGCTAACAATTGCGGAGTAAAGGTAGTTGTGAGCTATAAGTCGCTGTCAGCGGCCTGAATTGGTGGAACACCGGATAGAGGAGAGTTGCAAGCTTTCGCCAGCCCTCAAAAGGCAGCAATAGTGAACC
This portion of the Cohnella abietis genome encodes:
- a CDS encoding VOC family protein — protein: MLSVTANLKVDNVKETLEFYKEVLGFEVVVTVPEYDQPVLNWGMVKNNGAELMFQEKSSLEEEYPVLKSNGGVGGLSLFFKVEDIGSTFEKIKGKATVIKEIHTTFYDTKEFAILDNNGFVLTIAE
- a CDS encoding helix-turn-helix domain-containing protein; its protein translation is MLPCDELKPFVACYWSLKSRTTLLEKVPHRVLPDGCVDIIFNFVTGETYFVGIMNNAGVIPLQGDVNTIGIRFLPNSVPILLRGEAEFLANNMLKLDEVLGRKLALNDNVYESGNSIEAIVQFVEAALISLFRQAAPDHKWNSILNLITDKNGLITISELADYFTVSERHMTRRFQSLIGVSTKEFLSIIRFQSVLHNIKQTQVPINWSAISLQGGYYDQSHFINEFKKRYGLTPGSIFTG